The window ACTCGTACGCATGTCATTCAAAATTCGGCCCGATCCTTCCTCCCATATCCGATATTTCTGCAAAGTGAAGATTATTCTCTTAGAATTTATATTCTGGCTTgacttgttaaaaaaaatttaggtatGAGGTATTGCTGTTGGAAGATAGTAACAAGAGTAAGTTAAAAACTGTTTAATAAATCTAAATCTAAACAGTAAGTTTTagtctaaaagttgtttttagaaatttttacaaagaacctttatcaaaatattatttttttatattataactcaattgcaaaaaattgttttcagcAAAAAAATCCTCATCAAAacgttattttttttatattataactcaataTATGCAAATacccaaaaaaataattagcaaACAACTATTATCTGAGTTCTACCATATTTTTTTTACCAACATCTTTTCTGACCGTACTGAAATTTTTAACAGCAGTACAGCACTCCAGAGCAGACAAAACCcagtttgaataaataattaaatataaagaaaCAAAGAATTGGTACGAGAATGGAGTAGTTAAATGGAAGGAGACGAACAGtcgagtttttatttttatcgaTATGCTAGGGGATTCCTCGAGTGTACAATCCAGATTAAGCTCCCTTAATCAAGGGTCTAAGATTTGTTGCGACTCGATGGCTAAACAAACTACTAGCTGGCTAGATATCAAATAGTATCAATTAAGTAGCCAAGTAAATCACTACAATATTAAAACAGAATGCTATAATATACAAAACCTTCCTAACCCTAACTTGATGCATGATTTCTGCAGACTACTAACTAGTATATTTTTCAGCTTCATCTCTAACAGCTGGAGTAGTATGTATGATGTATAAATAAACTCAGATCAATTGTGTATCGGAGATTTCCTTCGTGCCGGAGAGTAATCCATCCCTGCAAGGTCCACCACATCTGGATAGTGTTTCGGAGCAGCCTCTGGTTGCTCTACAACTGGTGATGACTTCACTGAGAAGTTTTCTTGGTTCTTGTTCACTTGGCCGTTGTCTTTACCTTGGCTTGCATTTCCTTCAATTTTCGTATGATTCTGTAAGCAATTTCAGATCATTAGATCATGTAAAAAGAAGGCTCCTCTTGAAACTTATATTTATCCGTGATTACAAATTtacatatatgaatttataagCTAACCTTTGAAGGAGGAGAAGCTGAGCCGCTTGTTTTTGTAACAAGTAATTTTCTGCTTTTTATACCTGCGAATTATAAAAGAGGACAAtgtaagaaaaatgaaaaacacgTTTGCCAAGATTCGAActctctaaaaccttaaggtatCGAGAGAACTGActgaatatgaattatatccagTAAATCAGATCTGTACAATGTAGCTGAACATACCTTGAGCTTCATGCAGGAGAGTTGTCAAAAGCAGAACAGATATAAACAAAGAAACGTTCTTCATCACTTGAGTTGCTGAGAATTTATATGATCACCAAGAAAAGAACTAGGAAGCAGCTAGATTTTTGTTGAGTATGATAAATTTTTGATGGTGAGAATGAGGAAGGCCATGCTTATATATATTTGGTACATGGTCCACCACATATCTTGAATTTGAAAAGCTGATGTTAAATTGCatcttatattttaatgaacTATGGTGATTAGTTAATTAGCAGGGGGACAAAGCAAAAACTCCCTTAACAAAGGGGGCTCCATTTTGGAAGCACAAAAAAGAAATACCCCAACATGACAAAATGTTGGAAATGAAAAAATGGGGAAAAATCTGACCTTTTTGCTAGGCTGATGCTCTTATTATAGTGAACCTTGTTTGCTTACTCCGTTTATTAGTACCCTTTTAGCGTAGGGTGTTCCCTCAAGGGGAGAGATTGACTACCTTAAATCCTGTGAAGGTTTGGAAGATTCAGTAACAAACACTTTCCCTGCAAAGCCTGTGTAATCCCTCTCGTCTTGTTTTCGAATGCGATGAATATCGAAGTGATCAAAGTAAAAATTGTTTATATCACCCGATTCTTAATTATAATCATAGTCACGATTCATGTCATGTTTTTTATCATCCTGATTCAGTATTCTAAAActctttaatttaataaaaaaaattctataaattatcggttaattattcatattttaccGATTTATTGATTATacttaatattaaaaatctcttattgaattttttttttctgataaaTCCCCAATAAAATTATAGATAGCTTTTCTTATATTTAACTGAGCGGTaccttaattataatttttttccagcATTTAACTCGGGAATAGTTTTGGTCGGTGTTTGCCAAATTTTTCTTACACTTATGATGTATTGATGTGGATAAGATGAGAGTTAATGATTGAAAATACTTCAAGCAGGGTCATAGATTTTGATTTACGTTTTTTTTGTCAAGTTTTAAGATATTTATCAAATTCCATAGTTTTAAGATATTTATCAAATTCCATCTGAACTCTTTTAACTGTGGATTTGGTTTGTTAAATGGTgaagatattttaaattttaattcatcaagcagactaaaattattttaaacagttttttgtttatattttatgcTCGACATAGTTTGAATTTAGTGCAGTTATTCTTAATTTTGGACCCtgcttaataataaattaaaaaatatataaataagttgcgtgtttgaaaaataatgataGAATATTTATGTGGTATATTGTCATCTATCTATCTCATACAATAATACTTGCCGTTGATGGGAGAGAAAAATTATTCgaaaaatagaaaagaaagaaCACAGAAAAAGCTGCTGCGTTAGAAACAAGGTATTCCCTCCGTCCAACAGTACATGTCtcttttgggaaaaaaaattgtctCATAACACTTGTCTATTTTTAGttttcaatgcaaatatattgacattaaCAATAAATAAAAGCTGAATAAGAGTCTATATTCGTGCATTTATTAAAGGtacaaatgaaatttttttattaaattaatatttttttaatatgtgtaattttttcaaaaaaaacatgtatcGTGGGACCGATGTAATTGAACGAGACCGTTGTGATCAAACAGGAGTTGAGTTGGGGAACACGAGAAATAAATACGAGGGCAACACGGCCTTTGTTGACGTGTACGCGTATGTCTCGTAGCCGATCCAAGTGGACGTCCCCCTCCCTGGGTCCCACTATTATAATGACTAGGCGTGATATTGTCGACGTGGCAACAACCAGTCACGATGCCTGTTTATGCTTTACTTGACAGCCGGACATGCGTCAATTAATTGTTTTTGTCTTTCTAACTTTGTTCACTGTATTATATATTTCGGAAAGAAATCTCGGAAAGAACTTCATAATCAGGTGGTTGCACCGTACAGTTAGCTTTGGACTTATAAGTTAATGGGAAGGTCAAGTGGCAGAAGCTGATTGTTGCTGATTGATAATTCttgatattaaatataacatcATACATATCAAAGTTATTATTAAACACTATTataatgtttttgtttttagaggtgcttatattataaaatgttaattttattattaattttttttggatcaTTATTTTTCTTGGATGAGGGTGCTTAAATTTCCAAACCTCTGCTGGATTGAGATTAGCTGGTGGACTAGTGAGAAGATTACTTGCAGTCTAATTAAGATTAGGTATCCTAACAGTATCTCACATGACGAAAGAATCGGATAGATTCACATTCACTAATTAAACGTAATCATTTATTTGATTCGTATATGATACTATATTGTGCCGGCTAAAATTGATCCGGTGAGTAGGTGTCCAATATATTATTGTCATGATTACGATACGGATCATATGTAAATGAAGGGAAGCACTCTATTTAAGCATTTTTTTTaacgatattttttgatattcttATAAAGCATAgtgttatatttgttttatgttttctttctaaacaaaaatttgacgtttaaatttttattcaaaaaataattaaaaaaatgttataaaattattttttatagtaatttttttttcttttttctttttttttgacagatccTTTAtagtaatattaaaatacgtcTAAATAGTGAACCTAAACAAGCCAcgaagacggagggagtaactccTTTTCTTTTAAACCATGAGGGGTCATTgcttataaaaaaatgaaaaccatAAGGATAGTTATTGTCATCATTGTTGTACTAAATGAACTTAacagggagagggagagattaTGTGAACATTATATGATCAGAAAAGTTGATGTTTTATTCTTATAAACAGAGCCCGCAACTATGATACTTGAAATAACATCCTTGAACGCCGATTCAGACAAAAGCATCAACTTGAAACTTTTATAACAGCAGTGCCCAACTGCCCATCATCTATATATGTAAGTCGCTCGAGAAGAAGAAACTTTACatgcattattttattattcctGCACGACGTTTATGTTTAGATAAGACGTGGTCAGCAGCCAGATAGACTCTTTCAATATGCCAAAACATGTCACTCTAGTCACTTTTTCATTCTGTGTTAACTAGTAATAAACAAACATGTTTAACTAATGAAAACAGAACCTCAACGTATGTTTATACATTTGATGATACAGTGGTTAGCGGTAGAATACAATATGATCCTGATAAATCCTAAGCGCTCCTCATAAGTCATAACATCTTGGGATTTTGAGACAACCGTTCACTTAACATGCATGATATGAGATCTTAGACTCGCCGAAGACTTTGAGATTTTGGGAGAAATGGTCACTAAACAGTTGGAACTCATGAGCAGGGATCACAGAAGACTCTGAGACAAAGAATTAAACTCAAAGTGGAGTAGAGATCCATCTTCTTCGTACGTAATTTTTTGTTCCTCCCATACTGGTCTATTTGTTGAATTGAAGCCCCCCATCCCACATGTCTCTGAGTCTCTCCTCTTCTTTTTGGATTTTGTACCTAGTCACATGACCTGTTTGGTGAACAAACATTTTCATAACTCATCACACATTGCTGTGTTTGTTATTTTTGCCCCTTTGGTTACAGACCAGTGACCGTGATATCGGAAATAGAGGCCCTACTTTCTGATTATTAGATTTCAAGTCATGTATGGATACACCGATTAAGAACTTTTGTCGCTCAAGTCCTGTTTTATTGATTTCTTTCATCTTGGTAGATCTTAAATTTGAGGAGATTGTCAGATGAGCCCATATCTGAACACGTGTTTCATTCTTTCCTGTCTTGCATAATCTATATGCATCTACAATCTGTTCAGACATTGTAACTGACATAAGTCGAGTAGAAGGACGTGCAATGTTAGTTCTGGTCTCACTAGATATTTACAGTGCTGCAGTTTCTGCGTTATAGCTCAACGTTACCAATCTGCATTCTGCAGCTGTATCTGATAAACAAGAGTTCTCTGATCTCACAAGCAGCACCAGAATAGAAATATGACGCGTTTTATTGAGTTTTTGCTTGGACTATTGTAAACCAAGAGAACAGGGAATTTGTATATGTTAATAAATacgcaaaataaaataaaatttccaaTGCAGGTTTGCAATGTTGTTATTGAAGTAAGTGTGTAATGCCAAGCTCTGGATCACGGATTTGAAAATCAGTAGACAATCGGTTTTATAAGTCATGAACTTTAGTTGAAATTAAGTAAAAGTTTAATTCTCAGCCTGGTTAACCTCCAGACTTAGCTGTATACTGTTTTATTCCCCGTTATTTTGAAATCCTGGTTCGGTCGCTGTGTCGTGTATAAAGGCAAACAGAGTTTGGTTCCATGTCCATCGGCTAGTGTTTTTTTTGGTGAATCTGTCTAATTGCATAGCTCCAATCTCATATTCTGATTGAGAATTAGCCGAGAGGTTtgcattccaaaattaaaagCTCATGGTGCTTCAAAAAAGATCACTGGATGTTCATCAATCAAGTCAAATAGTTCTATCTCCTATCCCAGATCCAAGCATCCTGGCCATATATTTTGGCTATAGTATCAGCTGTGAATATTATGCATTCATGTTGCTTCAACTATGAATATTACCAAAAAATTCCTTCTCTGAGACAAGTAACTCCTCTGCGTCTGGATTACTGTTCTATCATACTTCATCTGTGGATATTCACCAGTTATTTCCCTATGATATCAACCTTCACTTCATCTCACCTTTAATAACTAGACAAATAGAGCTTGATAAGAAACATGGCCGCGTAAGGAGTTCTCCAAGGCAGCTATATATGTaggtaaaaaatatattagctaCACCCTAGTTATGTTGTTTTATAAACtccaaaattattttgataaataatagagataattatgaaaatattcAAAGTGGTTTTTGTAGTAAAAATACAAACAGCTGAtgttatgttatttttataaattctcAAACTATTTTAGTAAATACTATAATGTACTCAAGATGGTTTTGTAGTCAACACACGGTTAATTTTTGATCAACGATTaagtaaaaaattatgaataataatatgagtaaaatgatatatatttaatttatggcAACTTAAACTAGTCTGCAATAGGATGGGCGGGTCTAAGTGTTGACACAATTGTGGGTCAGTTCGATATAAAACGCATTTTTGTAACCGTGATTACTAAATCAGTCTAGGGCCGTCAAACCAAGTTTCTATCTTGTTAACGAAAACATTTTTGGTGTCCAAAAAGAACTCACCTTGCGCGCAGAAGAAAGCTCTGTTCTCGATGCTCCAGGTCCAAGGGACCAGGAAATCAAACCCACTAACGTTGGGTATAAAGATTTTCTGCGAATAGAATCACTTTCACTTCTTCCATTATCCACTCTTCTTTCTTCCCACAACACGCTTTATCTTTTCGTATTTCTCTATTTCGTccccttagagcaagtccaacagctgcctcaaatgatgtcctaagttataatttgaggcatttgattaaaaatattgctCCAAcggtgtcctagtgatgccttaaatcactaggacaacttACTCCAGCCCTATTTTTAGGGCTCACCTACTTGAGCCTCATttcacttttaataataaaatattatcattccCTCTCTCCCCACTACTTTTCCTTCtactttttcattcaaaatattaatattttaataataggaCTTGTGAATAAGGCTTCTTGTTGAAGTGAATGTATAAAagtgatgtcctaaactactaggacatcatattttattatttttataaggcATCTATtaagacactcttggacttgctcttatctTTTAAATTTCACAATTCTGTAGGACTCCAAGTCTCGAGCTGAGCAGGTACTCTCTCTTTCCACACACGCATGCGATGTAATTCGTGAGACACGACTTTCGACATTCTTATTCGACTATAATTAGTAAATTTTACTGCTAATTCGGTGGATTTATCTAGAATTAGGTTTAGAATTTCTTATTCCTTTAGGTGTTTCTAATATTGCTGTTAATTTGTCATCAATTACTCCTTATACCTAATTTTACTGAGAAGTGAGAACTGATCACTGATATCTAATTTTACGGAGAACCAGATTTTTACGAGAACTGATCACTGACGCATGAATGAATGTCACATTATGTGTGTTatatacttttataattaacCGGAGAATATTAGGTAGATCAAAGAGAAGGTTACAGGAAACTTTATTACTGGGAGTGGGAGGTATACTTCTAACAAAGGGTCCAGGTCTTGAGGCAAACTTTTCTGCGCATATAGAGGAAAAAATGATTAAATGAGTATCACACTATCACCCAATTTTTGTAGCATGCAGACAGGGGGATGCCTTTCCTTGCTGTGCTCAGGGCAAAATGGTCACCCCATCCATCAATTCTGCGAATAATTTGCGCAGAAATTTGGTTCTAGACTTGTAGCTAACATTTGCCAAAGGCCTGCGATAATTAACAGAGTATACCTAAATAATGGACTTCACGGGTGCTTTAAAATTATGCTGGCAATTTGTATCATGTTGTGTACTATCATGTTTCGTGTCTAGAATGGTAAACACATATCCGTATCCGTTTAGGTTTCGTGTACTTTCCATGTCGTATTTTCGTGTAATGctaatgtaaaataaataaataaacatttaaaaatgtaatattttgaatatatatttacatatatgtatcaaaaaaatacttttacatataatatcatatttttggatatattttttataaatatatatgaaatatatgtatattcacatatgatattgtaaaaatatgtatatttatataaataaatgtatgtatgtatctatatatatatatatatataatatttacatataaatttatttatttcttgtaCTTACGTGTCATGTATGCAAGGGTAAACACATATTAGACACTAAATTTAGTCGTTctatttcgtgttcgtgtactgaAAAGGTGAACCCATATCCATGTTTTTGGTGTCGTATTcatgtagtttttttttatttttagaatcatTAACTAACACTGTTGCCTCATATATGACAAGGCTActgaaatatattgattttctctGATTTTTACTAGGTTGTCGTAATTTGTATGTCTGAGCTAACTTTGTTTGGACTAGCTCATCCATTGAAGCAACAATGAGGCTTTTGGGACTGTGTTTTCTCTTCTCGTACACAGTGTAAGTTATTACTTCCCCCCTCCCCTCTTTTGTGTGGTTGTAGCTGTAGGTGAGTGGAAGGGATCAGGGTGGTTGCAGAGGTGGTAGATAAAATATTTCTTTGGTTATGCCATAATTAAATGAGTTACTTTACATGCATGCAATGGTAGAGATAATGAATAATGTAGATTCTGATGATACATGCACTGATGATGCACCAGCCATTAACTGAAGGTTTACATACTTGTACAAGGAAATATAGTCACAAACAGCAACATTACAATCGAGTATATTGGAAATTTGTGCTTGAGCTAAAGACAATATTATAGAGTTTTGTGCATAGAATTCACTCTTCTTATGAACACATAAATATTGGAAATGTTTATGCTGCTACGAAATAAAGTAAAAATACTTTCTTGCGAACCTCTTCTCCTTTTTCATCTTAATCTATGGAACTTTGTTAGGCAGAGTTCTGCAGGAGACCAAATATTTTGTGGCAGAGGAGATTGAAGATTTATGCACGTTATGTAGTCTTATCAACTATACAAGCGAAAGTCAAGAATcattcatgattttttttgggCAGCCTAATACTGGTTTGGTTCTTTAAAACCTACTCTCTTTATTTACATTTACTTTTCTTTATTACTTGTTTATAATTATGTCTTTATGTCTTTGAGCCCTTAGTCATTTTTGTTAAATATCTCATGTAATCAATAATGTAGCATTGATGGTACAAGTAACATAGAACCCTATAAAACCACTGTACTTGAGTTATCACTTACAGTATCATATATGGAAAGATCAATGCTAATACAAAATATGATTTGGGTTAATTAGTTAAGAATTGTGGCTTTCACTTTTCATTATGGATCAGGAGTTGGATCAATCCTAAAGCATGGACTTTTTGTATACTTTATCAAAGTACTTAGCAGCATAAGTATAAACTAGGCCGGCTGTCATTACTTGCTAGGGACATATGTAAGTCCATGTTGCTGGTTTATTCCAGCATGCTTCTAAAATTATACTCTTGCAGAGTTATTACAGTTGAAGCCTCAAGGCTCCATCTGCTATGGTTTTTGATCTGACCTTATGACTTTGACCCTTCTTGGCAACATTTCATCACGCTTTAGCAAAGTAGAAACATTTCCAGCTCTTAAGAGCTAACAGAGGCATGCAAAGCCAAGTGCAAAATGTATTATTATCTATATGCAACCCATGTGAAAGCTTTGTGGAGTCCAGGCCAAGGTTCCGGGCCTTCTTAGTACCACACCATGGAAATATGTAAATCTATATCCTTGCTTGGTACAATCACAATCTCAACTTTCCCTGTCATATTGTTCCTAAtagtaacttataagtcaataACTGATAGCTgagaaattaaataatttgccTTGGTGTGTGGAACACAGCCTGTGAATTGAAATACTTATTCCATTTGATCTGGCTAACCCAAATTTTAAGAGCctcttagcaaaaaaataataaaaataaatttaagagccTGTTTGTGTAAGCTTTTTCTCTCCACAAGTCAGCAATCAGCACAGGTAGCTTAAAGGtacttttcaaataaattttgacttataagtccgtaattatttaattatttttttgtcaaaatggTAACAGAAAGAACTTGTATACGACCAAAAAGCCAAACTGGCGGATTCCAGTGTAAGCTCAAGTTgctgaaatattttttcaacAATCAATTAGGACGGGTTTTGTCATTCTGGTTTCTGGGTAACCCTTGTTTCTAGAGTAACAAATTGAGATCCAGTCGTAAGAAAAGCACAATAAATGAATGAAAGAGAGTTGTGGATCTAATTATACTTTGTAGAGTGCAGGTGAATATGCAAGTGGCAAGAATAAAAAGAATGATGCCCTCTCTATGTATTTATAAGTTCAATGCATTAAAATCATGTAAATATCCCAACATAAATGTAAATAGATAGAGTGACTCGACCTTGCAACCTTCTAATTGATTATCATTTACCAAAGCCCAATTATCAAAGATTTGAGTGGATTGAAGGACCTTAACTTTCTTGATCATAAGATTAAGATAGTAAAGAGAATGTGTGCTATAGATTAGAAGAAATGGCCAGCATAATATGTCAAAATTTGGGATCGTTTTTGTAAGAAAATTGTTAATTTAACTCCATATCTATCAAtaaattctaatattaatatgatgTATTTACATCTGAAAAGTCGAtgacgtttttttttattatcaatactaacctttttttataataattaatatgttgATTACAGACTCTCATTCTCTCGTGCccttattttgttatatattatcAGTAATCTGCTGCTTGTAAATGCACTTATGTAAACTAGTCATCGCATGTGACCACATAAGTTAATGAATTTTTTAGTGCTCGAACAGACTTTAAAAAGACAAAGATGAGAGATCCGCCCTCGTGCGGCTCACACGCTGATTCATTCTGTTTGTTTGTTCTCCCTGCTTTTCCACCTCCACCCCACCCCTCGTGCACTTCTGTTCTCTAGCTCTCATCCTTGACTGCAATCTCTTACACATACACACACCTTTTCGATACTTAATTTAGCAGTTTATCGTATTGTAGGAGAACATGGTATGAGAGAAATAGTATAGAAGACTTCTATCCGTTTCAATGTAAGAAGTTTTGCATTAAATATTTTAGTAGAACATCAATCTtaagtaaaacatatattttttgtttttgaaaattttatctaaAGTTCTATCTTCAAGTCAAAGAAATAGAAAGCCTTATTTCTGTTTCTTCTTTATGATGTTTTTCGGCTAATGGATTCATGTGGGAAGCAGTCAAGCCTTTGCACGTGACTGCATTTCTTTATCTCCTCTGCATGATACCGtccataatatataatttcatatcatATTATATGTGTACAATagtacattatatatatgtagaatAGGATTTCATTATCGAGGTTTAGTCCTATTGGCTTCACAGTTTTGCACAGCTCTTATTCTGGGTCTTGATGTGTTTAAATGATTGCTAACTATCAATTCGAATGATCACTAGTTTCCTTAATTTTGATCATGGTTACTAGTCTTGAAACTAACACTGCACTCTGTGTTCTTGTTGAGGGATTTAATGCTTCAAACTCCTGCATTAGCTGTACCAATCCTTATTGTGAACATAAATAAATGCTCCGTACATGGTTTCCTCAAAATTAGCAACAAAGTGATTTAAGTATTACTACAGTAATAAGTTGGCGGTATTAATTACTACTTAGTGCTTCATGAGTTGGTACATGTCTGTCAATGTTTATAACGTTAATAACAAAAACTGAATTACCAGCTGCAGGGGTGTAAACTGAGGCTGAGTTCCCATTAGTCCTAGTAAGTTAGTGAAGTGGTGTTTGAATGTTTCCATGTTTGCTTACCCATAATTCCATGAACCCACCTGATTGTATATGCCTTTGCCATTAGTAAGTCATCTAAATCGGcaatatcttcttcttcttcggcTGCTGAGATAATTGATTGTATTCtaaattacaagaataaaaacATATTAAGTGACTGTCTACTTAGCCTTATCTCTATATTTCGTAGCAAGACTACTTTTCAAGTTTTCCAAATTTAAACTTGTAGCTACAAGGACGGTCCTAAGGATTCTTACGTGAAGCACATAAATTTTTGGGTTTTCTTTAAAAGAGAAAGCAAAAGATACATGGACTGGTTTGCCTCTTAAAGCATAATTAGGTCCTTTATCGATGATATAAGGATTCTCTCCAGGGACGGATTCACAGCGGGCGCCGTGGGGTACTTGCCCCCACTAAATTCTGTATatgtatgatatattttttattattgtgaaAAAGTTAATTATTGCCCCCATGATAAATGATCTAAAGTTAACATCAGGAGTAAGGTTTGATTCTTACCGgtgtttttttctcaaaaaaattatcattttgcTTGCTTTTGTATGtcaatttgttttatattacgTTTAAACTGATATAAAATCTTACTAGTTATACGTTTAAACTTTTTTACCCCACAATTACCTATTTCTAGATCCGTCCCAGATTTCTCTGTTCATATGTGTTATTTGCTACATCACCATAACACGAGGACTTGAGGAGTAAGGTGACATAGCGAATAACACACATGACACAACCTTATTCGTGCTTAATAATTGCGTCAAACAAGACCTCTAATGCCACATTCAACTTTCAAAACTTACAACTTTAAGTCCTGAATCAAGATGAATTAAATTtgctaagaattttttttaaagtattaaaaaatatggatTGTATTATTCGTAGTCACACTACTTAAATGGGGTCAAGTTTCAAATTGTAAAAATTAGCCAGCTAAATCTAGCTCGAGGCTCGAATACACATGTATGGTTACATAATCAAGAGATAGGAATCAAGGAAAATGAACTCACGATGAAAAAAAAATAGGGTCGGCAGCTTCTTCAAGAATTAAC of the Daucus carota subsp. sativus chromosome 4, DH1 v3.0, whole genome shotgun sequence genome contains:
- the LOC108217897 gene encoding uncharacterized protein LOC108217897 produces the protein MKNVSLFISVLLLTTLLHEAQGIKSRKLLVTKTSGSASPPSKNHTKIEGNASQGKDNGQVNKNQENFSVKSSPVVEQPEAAPKHYPDVVDLAGMDYSPARRKSPIHN